Proteins found in one Enterococcus sp. 9D6_DIV0238 genomic segment:
- a CDS encoding DegV family protein produces MTNVKVVTDSSCTMLKSVRDELDIQMMPLSVMIDGVVYADDDHLEGEHFMELMASAKSLPKTSQPPIGEFVELYDRLGADGSEIISIHMTKGLSGTVEAARQASNLSTSKVTVIDSDFTDQGLSFQVIQAAKLAKNGASLPEILAEINHVKENTKLFIGISTLDNLVKGGRISRATGLLSNIFNMKVVMDFEHTELIPVAKGRGIKTFNKWFDELKNELSQLSNVRQIGISHADGLELANGFKEGLQALFPDMDIPVLHTNPVIATHTGKGAFAIMYYTD; encoded by the coding sequence ATGACAAATGTTAAAGTTGTGACGGATTCTTCTTGTACGATGTTGAAAAGTGTACGAGATGAACTAGACATTCAAATGATGCCTTTATCTGTAATGATCGATGGTGTTGTATACGCTGATGATGATCATTTGGAAGGTGAACACTTCATGGAACTGATGGCTTCAGCTAAATCTTTGCCTAAAACAAGCCAACCGCCAATTGGTGAATTTGTTGAGCTTTATGATCGTCTAGGGGCTGACGGCAGTGAAATAATTTCCATACACATGACTAAAGGACTAAGTGGTACAGTTGAAGCTGCGCGACAAGCCAGCAATCTAAGTACCAGTAAAGTGACAGTTATCGATAGTGATTTTACCGATCAAGGCTTGTCATTCCAAGTGATCCAAGCTGCAAAACTTGCTAAAAATGGCGCAAGCCTTCCTGAGATATTAGCTGAGATCAATCATGTCAAAGAAAATACCAAACTATTTATCGGCATTTCTACATTAGATAACTTGGTTAAAGGTGGTCGTATCAGTCGGGCAACAGGGCTTTTGTCGAATATTTTCAATATGAAAGTGGTCATGGACTTTGAACATACAGAATTGATTCCAGTGGCTAAAGGTCGAGGAATAAAAACCTTCAACAAATGGTTTGATGAACTTAAAAATGAATTAAGTCAATTATCCAATGTACGCCAAATTGGTATTTCACATGCTGATGGTTTAGAGTTAGCGAATGGGTTCAAAGAAGGTTTACAAGCTTTGTTCCCTGATATGGATATTCCTGTGCTGCATACTAACCCTGTTATCGCGACACATACAGGTAAAGGTGCTTTTGCCATCATGTATTATACAGACTAG
- a CDS encoding SGNH/GDSL hydrolase family protein: MNYFFQKNWRSFAIFFATIISVFLLLMITIPKAKPILGTGDQKTEKRATKEVIHYAAIGDSLTEGIGDLTNSGGFVPLVANDLQEEYHLNGVQTDNFGKNGDRSDQILKRIKKKEDIQTGLASADLISLTVGGNDLMKVIKGDVFRLTQDSFKKPLKKYQSQVEQLLAEIRKYNPEAPIYVVGIYNPFYLYFPEITEMQDIVDNWNEGTKEIVEAEGNSYFIPINDLLYKGVDDQVGIVSADQTTSSSENRDIKNNALYEEDRFHPNNLGYQLMASAIRDEMVKTNNKWLEKGSE, encoded by the coding sequence ATGAACTATTTTTTTCAAAAAAACTGGCGAAGCTTTGCAATTTTCTTTGCCACGATCATCAGCGTTTTCTTGCTCCTGATGATCACAATCCCTAAAGCGAAACCGATTTTAGGAACTGGTGACCAAAAAACAGAAAAAAGAGCGACAAAAGAAGTGATACATTATGCGGCAATAGGTGATTCATTAACTGAAGGGATCGGCGATTTAACTAACTCTGGCGGTTTTGTTCCGTTAGTTGCCAACGATTTACAAGAAGAATATCATTTGAATGGTGTTCAAACAGATAATTTTGGTAAAAATGGCGACCGCAGCGACCAAATTCTTAAAAGAATCAAGAAAAAAGAAGATATCCAGACAGGATTAGCTTCTGCCGATTTGATTTCTTTAACAGTTGGCGGAAATGATTTGATGAAAGTCATTAAAGGAGACGTTTTTCGTCTAACACAAGATTCTTTCAAAAAACCGCTCAAAAAATATCAGAGCCAAGTGGAACAGTTACTTGCTGAGATCCGTAAATACAATCCAGAGGCGCCTATTTATGTAGTGGGCATTTATAATCCATTTTATCTCTATTTTCCTGAAATCACTGAGATGCAAGATATCGTAGATAATTGGAATGAGGGAACTAAAGAAATCGTTGAAGCTGAAGGGAATTCTTATTTTATTCCAATCAATGATTTATTATATAAAGGCGTTGACGACCAGGTTGGGATCGTTAGTGCTGATCAGACTACCTCGTCAAGTGAAAATCGTGATATCAAAAACAATGCTCTTTATGAAGAAGATCGATTCCATCCAAATAATTTGGGTTATCAACTTATGGCAAGTGCGATTCGTGATGAAATGGTCAAAACAAATAATAAGTGGCTAG
- a CDS encoding DUF1269 domain-containing protein produces the protein MSKRVIIMHFEVESQAYQAFSEIKKLYVEKQVKGEQMAVVTHINDGVHQFKIDDFLDFTGNDHTSKNSMIGMLIGILGGPLGILLGWFAGSLLGASQDAKEIQGAQTVFEHVTKQIGEGETGLILIAEEDDNRPLNHLIMNELGGEITRLDFEDVEQEISDAKAVEKETKDSAERSWRNKKQESSEKVDH, from the coding sequence ATGTCAAAACGAGTAATTATTATGCATTTTGAAGTAGAAAGTCAAGCGTATCAAGCATTTTCAGAAATAAAAAAATTGTATGTAGAAAAACAGGTCAAAGGAGAACAAATGGCGGTAGTCACTCATATCAATGATGGCGTCCATCAATTTAAGATCGATGATTTTCTTGATTTTACAGGTAATGACCATACATCAAAAAATAGTATGATCGGGATGTTGATCGGTATTTTAGGTGGTCCCCTAGGTATTTTACTTGGCTGGTTTGCAGGAAGCCTTTTAGGTGCCAGTCAGGACGCGAAAGAAATTCAAGGGGCGCAAACCGTTTTCGAACATGTCACAAAGCAAATTGGCGAAGGTGAAACGGGACTGATCTTGATTGCAGAAGAAGATGATAATCGTCCATTGAATCATTTGATCATGAATGAATTAGGCGGTGAGATCACTCGTTTAGATTTTGAAGATGTGGAACAAGAAATCTCAGATGCTAAAGCTGTCGAAAAAGAAACAAAGGACTCAGCAGAAAGATCTTGGCGCAATAAAAAGCAAGAATCAAGCGAAAAAGTGGATCATTGA
- the trhA gene encoding PAQR family membrane homeostasis protein TrhA: MEKAKFSRKYMILNEVLNAVTHGIGAGLSIAGLVILLVKGARLGSAVHVVSYAIYGSTLILLFLSSTLFHSLIFTRAKKVFQVFDHSSIFLLIAGSYTPFCLLSVKGWLGWLLFVLIWLMAISGVVYKSLTLHKQETVKNISTVIYIIMGWLCLTAAKPLYDSLGFTGTALLVAGGVSYTLGAAFYSLKSVRFMHVVWHLFVMLGAGFMFFSILFFT; encoded by the coding sequence TTGGAAAAAGCAAAATTCTCCAGAAAATACATGATTTTAAATGAAGTCCTCAACGCAGTGACTCATGGCATCGGTGCCGGCTTAAGTATTGCTGGACTTGTGATTTTACTCGTCAAAGGGGCACGTCTTGGCTCCGCAGTTCATGTTGTCTCCTATGCAATCTATGGATCAACTTTGATTTTATTGTTCCTGTCATCGACATTGTTCCATAGTCTAATTTTTACGCGAGCAAAAAAAGTCTTTCAGGTTTTCGATCATAGCTCGATTTTCTTACTGATCGCAGGTAGTTATACCCCCTTTTGCTTATTAAGCGTCAAAGGTTGGCTGGGCTGGTTATTGTTCGTACTGATTTGGTTGATGGCAATCAGCGGTGTCGTTTATAAGTCTCTTACACTACACAAGCAAGAGACCGTCAAAAATATTTCTACAGTGATTTATATTATCATGGGTTGGCTTTGTTTAACCGCAGCTAAACCACTATATGATTCTTTAGGATTCACAGGAACTGCATTATTGGTTGCCGGCGGTGTTTCATATACGCTAGGAGCAGCATTTTATAGTTTAAAGAGTGTACGATTTATGCATGTTGTTTGGCATCTGTTCGTTATGTTGGGTGCTGGCTTTATGTTTTTCTCTATTCTATTCTTCACTTAA
- a CDS encoding SDR family NAD(P)-dependent oxidoreductase, giving the protein MFKGQDLTNKVIVVTGGSAGLGEQICYEAAKKGAIVVVCARRINLIGKVKEMCEELSGNEAYSFQLDIADPDNVDAVFEKIEAEVGPIDVLVNNAGFGIFENFLETDLAIAKNMFEVNVLGMMVFTQKVALQMAERGTGHIINIASMAGKMATAKSTIYSATKFAVLGFSNALRLELKPLGISVTTVNPGPIKTEFFDKADPSGDYLASVDLFVLEPNKLAKEIVSAMGTFKREINRPLAMEGAYRLYALFPHIGDFLAGGLLNKK; this is encoded by the coding sequence ATGTTTAAAGGACAGGATTTAACAAATAAAGTGATCGTTGTAACAGGCGGTTCTGCTGGTTTAGGTGAGCAGATTTGTTATGAGGCAGCTAAAAAAGGCGCTATCGTTGTGGTGTGCGCTCGCCGAATCAATCTAATCGGCAAAGTCAAAGAAATGTGTGAAGAATTGAGTGGAAATGAAGCATACTCATTTCAACTAGATATTGCTGATCCGGATAATGTAGATGCCGTATTTGAAAAAATCGAAGCAGAAGTTGGACCGATCGATGTTTTGGTCAACAATGCTGGTTTTGGTATTTTTGAGAATTTTTTAGAAACAGATTTGGCTATTGCTAAAAACATGTTTGAAGTGAATGTCTTAGGAATGATGGTTTTCACTCAAAAAGTAGCTTTACAGATGGCTGAAAGAGGAACAGGTCATATCATCAATATCGCTTCTATGGCAGGAAAAATGGCGACAGCGAAATCAACGATATATTCTGCAACAAAATTTGCTGTACTTGGCTTTTCCAATGCTTTACGCTTAGAATTAAAACCTTTAGGAATTTCTGTAACGACCGTTAACCCAGGTCCGATCAAAACAGAATTTTTTGATAAGGCGGATCCTTCTGGAGATTATTTGGCATCAGTTGATTTATTTGTATTAGAGCCCAACAAGTTAGCGAAAGAGATCGTTTCAGCGATGGGGACTTTTAAAAGAGAAATCAATCGTCCATTGGCTATGGAGGGGGCATATCGTCTTTATGCGTTATTCCCGCACATTGGTGATTTTTTAGCTGGCGGTTTATTAAATAAGAAGTAG
- a CDS encoding LapA family protein encodes MKNQWRVVIGLVLVLIIVVFAVLNSQTVPVNFGVAKISGPLILTILGSAIIGALIGLLTSTTTMWKQKKQVKELEKTIETYKNDSEQATQAEVEEIKRSYENQLAELQAKYEASLSMNTAEPVDPESVGSRVDHFTKPRNN; translated from the coding sequence ATGAAAAATCAGTGGCGAGTAGTGATTGGCCTTGTTTTAGTTCTTATTATCGTAGTCTTTGCAGTTTTGAACAGTCAGACAGTTCCTGTTAATTTCGGAGTCGCAAAAATCTCAGGTCCTTTGATCTTAACGATTTTAGGATCAGCAATTATAGGAGCGCTAATTGGTCTGTTGACATCAACAACAACGATGTGGAAACAAAAAAAACAAGTAAAAGAACTTGAGAAAACGATTGAAACCTATAAAAATGATAGCGAACAAGCAACGCAGGCAGAAGTGGAAGAAATCAAACGCAGCTATGAAAATCAATTGGCAGAATTACAAGCTAAATATGAAGCGTCCCTTTCAATGAATACGGCTGAACCTGTTGATCCTGAATCTGTAGGAAGCCGTGTCGATCATTTCACTAAGCCGAGAAATAATTGA
- a CDS encoding adenine phosphoribosyltransferase, translating into MNLKDYIASIPDYPEKGIVFRDISPLMANGDAYREATKQIVDYAKEKRIDMVVGPEARGFIVGCPVAYELGVGFAPVRKKGKLPRETIEVTYDLEYGTDTLTLHKDAIQPGQRVLICDDLLATGGTIKATVELIESLGGIVVGCAFLIELMDLHGRDKISDYEIVTLMEY; encoded by the coding sequence ATGAATTTGAAAGATTATATTGCTAGTATTCCCGATTACCCTGAAAAAGGCATCGTTTTCAGAGATATCTCACCATTGATGGCAAATGGAGATGCGTATCGTGAAGCAACAAAGCAAATCGTTGATTATGCAAAAGAAAAAAGAATAGACATGGTCGTAGGACCAGAAGCTAGAGGCTTTATCGTAGGCTGTCCAGTCGCCTATGAATTAGGTGTAGGATTTGCTCCAGTTCGTAAAAAAGGTAAATTGCCACGCGAAACAATCGAAGTTACTTATGATTTAGAATACGGAACAGATACATTGACGCTTCATAAAGATGCGATCCAGCCTGGACAACGTGTTTTGATTTGCGATGATTTACTAGCAACTGGCGGAACGATCAAAGCAACTGTTGAATTGATCGAATCTTTGGGTGGAATCGTTGTTGGCTGTGCCTTCTTGATCGAGCTAATGGATCTTCATGGACGAGATAAAATCAGTGACTATGAAATTGTTACATTGATGGAGTATTGA
- the recJ gene encoding single-stranded-DNA-specific exonuclease RecJ gives MKKAKYAWRLQEKSELPAEFTEILTNEKINPLLGQILWHRGVQSAEALETFLRPTIENLYDPFLMYDMEKAVTRIQDAVAQGEKILVYGDYDADGITSTTVMKEAIELIGGEVDYFLPNRFKHGYGPNLSVFKEQIEEGVQLIVTVDNGVAGHEAIEYAETQGVNVIVTDHHELPSDLPNAFAIIHPKHPKGSYPFSDLAGVGVAFKVATALLGELPVEFLDLVAIGTIADLVSLTDENRVLVKMGLEMIQTGERIGLDMLIHLAELKKESISEENIGFTIGPRLNALGRLGDAAPGVELMTTFDEEEAQQIAMYVNSQNEERKEIVSRITKEAFELIDPADSVHVLAKQGWHEGVLGIVAGRIMQDTGKPTIVLTIDEHNELAKGSGRSVSALNLFDALNEIRESFTHFGGHHMAAGMTLPVENISKVKEHLLNYLEVKQIDLSQGQELLIDETLKIEEVTLPFIQQLKILAPFGTDNPVPNFLFEDVSIEHSKQIGADKSHLKFQLVQSSAKLDAIAFQMGSQIDELGQGKTNVSGQLSINEWNGNKKPQLMVNDFSVDGMQLFDLRGKNNRQKEIPVTNTLFIYFNENNQKLIDNPAANRVLFSQLEDILETIKTNQIEQLVFVDCPDDHSLIKQITLQGQIERVYLMGISPEEAYLNGVGTREQYAQLFKFVKQQEQVDVRYKLDNVAQYLNIQKKLLIFMIQVFFDLGFVTIENGVLRKVEKPENHPLTESTVYQTRLKRIKTEEFLLYSDRETLQQWLWNEEEV, from the coding sequence GTGAAAAAAGCAAAATATGCATGGCGATTGCAAGAAAAGAGCGAATTGCCGGCAGAGTTTACAGAAATACTAACAAATGAAAAAATCAATCCCTTATTAGGACAGATTCTATGGCATCGCGGGGTCCAGTCTGCGGAAGCCTTAGAAACTTTTTTACGTCCAACGATAGAAAATCTTTATGATCCTTTTTTGATGTACGATATGGAAAAAGCTGTTACTAGAATTCAAGATGCTGTTGCGCAAGGTGAAAAAATTTTAGTTTATGGTGACTATGATGCCGATGGGATCACAAGTACGACTGTGATGAAAGAGGCGATCGAGCTGATTGGCGGCGAAGTGGATTATTTCTTGCCAAATCGCTTTAAGCATGGCTATGGTCCAAATTTGTCTGTCTTTAAAGAGCAAATAGAAGAAGGCGTTCAATTGATCGTAACGGTCGATAATGGAGTTGCTGGGCATGAAGCGATTGAGTACGCTGAAACTCAAGGAGTCAATGTGATCGTTACCGATCATCACGAATTGCCTTCAGATTTACCGAATGCTTTTGCTATCATTCATCCAAAACATCCTAAAGGCTCATATCCGTTCAGTGATCTAGCTGGGGTGGGTGTTGCATTTAAAGTGGCCACAGCCTTGTTAGGAGAGTTGCCAGTTGAGTTTTTAGACTTAGTTGCGATCGGCACGATCGCTGATTTAGTTTCTTTAACAGACGAAAACAGAGTTCTTGTAAAAATGGGTCTTGAAATGATTCAGACGGGTGAACGAATCGGTCTAGATATGTTGATTCATTTAGCAGAATTAAAAAAAGAAAGTATCTCAGAAGAAAATATTGGTTTTACCATTGGTCCTCGTTTAAACGCGTTAGGCAGATTAGGAGATGCCGCACCTGGTGTTGAGCTGATGACGACTTTTGATGAAGAAGAAGCGCAGCAGATCGCAATGTATGTCAATAGCCAAAACGAAGAACGAAAAGAAATCGTATCAAGGATCACAAAAGAAGCCTTTGAGCTGATCGATCCTGCTGATTCAGTTCACGTTCTTGCAAAACAAGGATGGCATGAAGGGGTTTTGGGGATCGTTGCCGGCAGAATTATGCAGGACACTGGAAAGCCAACGATCGTTTTGACGATCGATGAGCATAATGAATTGGCTAAAGGATCTGGGCGAAGTGTTTCAGCACTGAATCTATTTGATGCTCTAAATGAGATTCGTGAATCGTTCACGCATTTTGGTGGACATCATATGGCTGCTGGAATGACTTTACCTGTTGAAAATATTTCTAAAGTAAAAGAACATTTGCTGAATTATCTGGAAGTAAAGCAAATTGATCTTTCTCAAGGTCAAGAACTATTGATAGATGAAACATTAAAAATAGAAGAGGTTACACTACCTTTTATTCAGCAATTGAAAATCTTGGCTCCCTTCGGTACGGATAATCCTGTTCCTAACTTCCTATTCGAAGATGTTTCCATCGAGCATAGCAAGCAAATCGGTGCGGATAAAAGTCATCTTAAGTTCCAATTAGTTCAATCTAGTGCAAAATTAGATGCAATTGCCTTTCAGATGGGCAGCCAAATCGATGAACTAGGGCAAGGGAAGACGAACGTCTCCGGACAATTATCGATCAACGAATGGAATGGCAATAAAAAACCACAATTGATGGTCAATGATTTTTCCGTTGATGGTATGCAGTTATTTGACTTGAGAGGAAAAAATAATCGTCAAAAAGAAATACCTGTCACTAACACTTTATTTATTTATTTTAACGAAAATAATCAAAAATTGATCGATAATCCTGCAGCAAATCGAGTGCTGTTTAGTCAACTCGAAGATATTTTAGAAACGATCAAAACAAATCAAATTGAACAACTAGTATTTGTTGATTGTCCGGATGATCACTCATTGATCAAGCAAATTACTTTGCAGGGACAGATTGAACGAGTATATTTGATGGGCATTTCACCAGAAGAAGCTTATTTAAATGGTGTGGGCACAAGGGAGCAATACGCGCAATTGTTCAAATTCGTCAAACAACAAGAACAAGTCGATGTTCGGTATAAGCTGGATAATGTAGCGCAATACCTAAATATTCAAAAAAAATTATTAATTTTTATGATTCAGGTGTTTTTTGACTTGGGATTTGTTACAATAGAAAACGGTGTTTTAAGAAAAGTTGAAAAACCTGAAAATCATCCGTTGACAGAGAGTACAGTTTATCAAACTCGCTTAAAACGAATCAAAACAGAAGAATTTTTGTTATACAGCGATCGTGAGACATTACAACAATGGCTGTGGAATGAGGAGGAAGTATAA
- the rnz gene encoding ribonuclease Z, which translates to MELQFLGTGAGVPAKHRNVSSIALKLLDERNAVWLFDCGEGTQLQILKSNIRPRKIEKIFITHLHGDHIFGLPGLLSSRSFQGGNERLELYGPVGIASFVRTALKVSQTRLSYELKIIEIDKEGGTIFSDKQFSVSCLPLDHGIASFGFRIVEADHEGELQVEKLKALNIPSGPIYGKIKRGETVTLPDGQEINGKDFVGEQKKGRTVTILGDTRKTKNSVLLADHADILVHESTFNKEEEKMAKAYFHSTSHQAAQVALNANVEKLILTHISARYLTGDIIQLENEAKEIFQKTKIVKDMDIIDIPFKDEGDK; encoded by the coding sequence ATGGAATTACAATTTTTAGGTACAGGAGCTGGGGTTCCAGCAAAACACCGCAATGTCAGCAGCATTGCATTAAAGTTATTAGACGAAAGAAATGCCGTTTGGCTATTCGATTGCGGAGAAGGAACACAACTGCAAATTTTAAAAAGCAATATTCGCCCTAGAAAAATCGAGAAAATCTTTATTACTCATCTGCATGGTGATCATATTTTTGGTCTGCCTGGATTATTGAGCAGCCGCTCATTTCAAGGCGGGAATGAACGACTAGAACTGTACGGCCCTGTTGGAATTGCTTCATTTGTACGTACAGCACTAAAAGTGTCACAAACGCGATTATCTTATGAATTGAAGATTATTGAGATCGACAAAGAAGGCGGTACTATTTTTTCTGACAAACAATTCAGTGTTTCATGTTTACCGTTAGATCACGGAATCGCTAGTTTTGGTTTTCGAATCGTCGAAGCAGATCACGAGGGAGAACTACAAGTTGAAAAACTAAAAGCTTTAAATATCCCATCTGGTCCGATCTACGGGAAAATCAAACGCGGAGAGACGGTCACATTACCGGATGGACAGGAAATCAACGGAAAAGATTTTGTTGGAGAACAAAAAAAAGGACGAACAGTAACGATTTTAGGTGACACTAGAAAAACTAAAAATAGTGTGTTATTAGCTGACCATGCTGATATTCTCGTTCACGAGAGTACGTTCAATAAAGAAGAAGAAAAGATGGCGAAGGCCTATTTCCATTCTACAAGTCATCAAGCTGCGCAGGTGGCTCTAAATGCTAATGTTGAGAAATTGATCTTGACTCATATTAGTGCCCGCTATTTAACTGGTGATATTATTCAACTGGAAAATGAAGCCAAAGAAATTTTCCAAAAAACAAAAATCGTGAAAGATATGGATATCATCGATATACCGTTTAAGGATGAGGGGGATAAGTGA
- a CDS encoding response regulator transcription factor, translating into MLKILLVEDDEILSDSILEILSEIGEIDQVYDGEEALYEGERGIYDLIVLDLMLPLMSGEQVLTALRKKNIYTPVLILTAKDGLEDKVNGFKNGGDDYLTKPFHREELLLRVQALARRSLGMNGKNELVVADLRLDPDNRQVSFKKQELVLQGKEFDLLHYLMQNRGRIITKDQLFDRIWGFQSDTTLTVVEVYMSNLRKNMKPFGLDSWIKTLRNVGYLFEVPEGHAHE; encoded by the coding sequence ATGCTTAAGATACTTTTAGTAGAAGATGATGAAATTTTGTCAGATAGTATTTTGGAGATTTTATCTGAAATCGGAGAAATCGACCAAGTCTATGATGGAGAGGAAGCTCTTTATGAAGGCGAGCGCGGAATTTATGATCTAATTGTTTTGGATCTGATGTTACCGTTAATGTCTGGAGAACAAGTTCTGACAGCACTCCGCAAAAAAAATATTTATACGCCAGTTCTTATTTTGACTGCTAAAGACGGTTTAGAAGATAAGGTAAATGGATTTAAAAATGGGGGAGATGATTATCTGACAAAGCCCTTTCACCGTGAGGAGTTACTACTTCGTGTTCAAGCGTTGGCGAGACGTTCTTTAGGAATGAATGGGAAGAATGAGTTAGTGGTAGCTGATTTACGTTTAGATCCAGATAATCGCCAGGTAAGCTTCAAAAAGCAAGAGCTAGTTCTTCAGGGAAAAGAGTTTGATCTGCTGCACTATCTTATGCAAAACCGCGGGAGAATCATTACTAAAGATCAGCTTTTCGATCGGATTTGGGGATTTCAATCGGATACGACATTAACTGTAGTCGAGGTTTATATGAGTAATCTGAGAAAAAATATGAAACCGTTCGGACTGGATAGCTGGATCAAAACATTACGGAATGTAGGTTACCTCTTTGAAGTGCCTGAAGGTCATGCCCATGAATAA
- a CDS encoding sensor histidine kinase: MNKQLNKRQRFNYFLMNLVSFASIFLILGVIVFQLVQTSMYQSVDNDLERLATDQKFIQHQLMKKEQLQNQSPMLGKLDGPPPNNFQQQVILWSADGKILNERELGSRLYDFQALKLSTDDLNKIANVQTKDSNDRSLQFRSIILPTEGKEDIAYIQLLVNTDPIKGTVERFKQILIICMIIFGLLSIGLSYFLSKWFMKPILISWKKQQEFVENASHELRTPLAIIQAKLEKLFTKPNHTIMQESETIALSLDEVQRLSQLTSDLLLLARSDSNSLTLEKTPVKINHFLNTLLLPYQELAIAEEKQFTIDLGEEQQLFFDKKRIHQLLIILLDNALKYTSSGERIIVFSTVKNSEWIIKISDTGIGIPDDKKAAVFERFYRGEESRNRKTGGNGIGLAIAQWIVDEHQGKIELTDTNPKGTTVTLRFPVK, encoded by the coding sequence ATGAATAAACAACTCAACAAAAGGCAGCGGTTCAATTATTTCTTGATGAATTTAGTTTCCTTTGCCAGCATCTTTTTGATTTTAGGTGTTATCGTATTCCAGCTGGTTCAAACATCGATGTATCAATCTGTAGATAACGATTTGGAACGACTGGCGACAGATCAAAAATTTATTCAACATCAGTTGATGAAAAAAGAACAGCTGCAAAATCAATCACCCATGTTAGGAAAGCTTGACGGTCCGCCTCCAAACAATTTCCAACAGCAAGTGATCCTCTGGTCTGCAGATGGAAAAATTTTGAACGAAAGAGAGCTAGGTTCTCGGCTTTATGATTTTCAAGCATTAAAGCTATCCACTGATGACTTGAATAAAATTGCTAATGTCCAAACGAAAGACAGTAATGACCGTTCATTACAGTTTCGATCGATCATTCTTCCTACAGAAGGGAAAGAAGATATTGCATATATCCAATTATTAGTGAATACAGATCCTATCAAAGGAACTGTCGAGCGATTCAAACAAATCTTGATCATTTGTATGATCATTTTCGGATTACTTTCGATTGGATTAAGTTATTTTCTTTCAAAATGGTTTATGAAGCCCATATTGATTTCATGGAAAAAACAGCAGGAATTTGTTGAAAATGCCTCTCATGAATTGAGGACCCCGCTTGCGATCATCCAAGCAAAATTGGAAAAACTATTTACGAAACCAAATCATACCATTATGCAGGAATCTGAAACGATCGCACTTTCGTTGGATGAAGTACAGCGTTTGAGTCAATTGACGAGTGACCTATTACTATTGGCTCGTTCGGATTCCAACTCTTTGACATTAGAAAAAACACCTGTGAAAATCAATCACTTTCTAAACACATTGTTACTGCCGTATCAGGAGTTAGCTATTGCTGAAGAGAAACAATTCACGATTGATCTAGGTGAAGAACAGCAACTCTTTTTTGACAAAAAGAGAATCCACCAATTGTTGATCATTCTTTTGGACAACGCTTTGAAATATACGTCATCGGGAGAGCGGATCATCGTTTTTTCTACTGTAAAAAATAGTGAATGGATCATCAAAATCAGTGATACAGGAATCGGTATTCCTGATGATAAAAAAGCGGCGGTGTTTGAGCGCTTCTATCGCGGAGAAGAATCAAGAAATCGCAAAACAGGAGGCAACGGCATAGGTTTAGCTATTGCCCAGTGGATCGTAGACGAACATCAAGGAAAAATAGAGTTGACTGATACTAATCCGAAAGGGACGACCGTCACACTACGTTTTCCTGTAAAATAA